TGCTGGGCAAGGGGAAGTAAGGGCGCTGCGGCACGCGCGTTGGTGCTGGAAAAGCATCTATGCGATTGCCCCTGCTGTTCCTTGCGAGGCTCCGGAGCGCGAAGAGCATCGTCACGGTGGTGTTCTGGTGCGGCGCTCTCGATGGCCGTGCTCAAGGGCGGTAGCGGCAACATCGCCACGGGGCCGGCCGTCGTCGGCAGGCTCGGCCTCCGTATGGGCGGCACGAGGTGACGGACCAGCATCTCCTCGACACGATCGGCGGGCTCAGCAGGATCCCGGCTGTCAGGGCGATTCTGCTGATCGTGCCCGACTTCTTCTCGCCGCATCCCGTTCCGTGGGGCTACTGCTTCAGTGTGTCGTCGCTCGAAGCCTGTTTGGGCTCCCACGTGTTGGAGGGGTCCCAGGCCGTGGGGTCGGGCTCGGCGGCGGTGCGCAGCGTGATGGTACGGCGGAAGACGGCTCGGTCCTTATGGCCGGTGTTGCAGGCGATGTTGGGGTCGGTGCACTCTTCGAAGATGAAGTAGTGCTTGTCGCCTTGAGTGATGCGGATGATGACGACGCCCTGGGAGATGCCGAAGGTGTGCGCGATGTGGCCGTCGGGTGAGAAGAGCGTCTTTCCCTCGAAGACGGCCTGACCCTTGTCGTCGGTGATGGTCTTGATGTCGGGCACATTGTCGAAGACCTTGCCGTACCAGCTCAGCCCGTTGCCCTCGGCCTGGTAGACCCAGACCTCTGCGCCGGCAAGCGGCCGGCCATCTTGGTCCTCGTACTGGTAGATGATTTCTTTGGGGAGGTCGTTGAGGAACTCGCCGATGCGCGGCGGCGAGTTGCAGTTGCCGCCTCGGGCGCGCGTGCCGCGGACGCGCTCGTAGCACATGGCGTCGTAGGGGCTGAAATACCAGTAGGCGCTCGACATGATGCCCGGGTACTTGCTCGAGTGGACGATATCGATCTCCCATGGCCAGTAACGGCCGGCGATGGGGCCGTTCTCGTCAGTGATCCGGATGCCGCGTTTCGAGACGTCGCGCCCCTCTCCCGTGTGGACATTGAAACCGTAGCTGTCGATCAGGTAGCGGGCGTGACACATCTCGTGCATGTAGCCGCGGCCGATGCCGAACGGCGGGTCGGCCTGGTGGTTTTGGATGCGGCCCGACTCCCAGTCGCGGCTGACGTTCCTCCATGACCAGTACTCGTCGTCGGCCAGCACGGTGACGGGCCGGCCCTCGGCCTCGAAGCCCCACATGATGTCCACGGTCTTGTCGCGCACGTCGGGATTGTTCGACGGCAAGCCGCCGGCCAGTGGCAGGGAGAACTCGGGCACGACGACCAGCCGGTCGAGCCGGACGCGCTCGGTGATACCGTGTGGCGTGATGCCGGGATACGCGGCACGCTCGAACATACCGTTCCACTCGCGCATGAGGCGCTGCGCCCAGCCGGCGAAGCTGTTGGCCTTGTCGGGCAGCGGGAGCTTGTGTTGGTAGTCGTGGAAGTACTCCCACAGACCTTGCTCGACCCACAGACCGACCGTGATCGCGTCGGTCTGGATGGTAAGCGTGTTGTTGTTGGCGATGAGATCCCCGGCCGTGCCGGCCGGGACGACCTCAAACGTCAGGTCGTGGCGCACGCGCTCCCATCTCCACGGCAGGTCGAACGCAGTCGCCTCGAGACGGGGCGGTCCGACTGGTACGACGGCAGTGCCTTGCTTGACCACGCTCCCGTCGAACGTCCACCGGTACGTTACGGGTATTGGTTTGGTGCCCCAATTGTAGACGTGGGCGCGCCAGACGGCGTTGCTGCCGGGCGCGGGCCAGCCGGCGTCAGGATCTTTGTTGTCGGCGGGCGGATGATCGAGGCGCGGCAAGCGCTCGATATAGAGGATTTCGACATCCGGCTCGCGGTTGGTGAGCGGCGGGCGCGACGTGGCGACGACGGCGACCGATTCCTCGAACGTGTCGGCGCAGCGCGCCGTGACCGTGAAGCGGCCCGGCTTGTCGACGAGGAACATGCCCTTCTCGCGGCCGAACGGTGTGAGGCCGTCGCCCGTGGCGGCGTCTGCGCCGGCCGCGCGCCAGACGATCCGGTCGCCGATGTCGGCCGGTTGGCCGCCCGCAGAGCCTTGCGCCGTGAACCACACCACGGTGCCCGCCATCACCTCGACGGTCTTGTTCTTGACGGGCGCCGTCTTGTCCGGCTCACGGCGGTTGACGATGCGCTGGAGCGTCATCGTCCTGTCAAGCTCGCCGGGGAGGCAGAACTGCCACTGCCAGAGGTGGACGTAGTCGTCGCCGCCCTGGCGCTCGAGGTCAAGGGCCATTGCCCTCGCGGTGACCGGCTTGTCGAGCATCACCTCGACTTCGCCGCGCGGCGTGACCACACCCTTGAGGATGACGCGATACATCCCGGACTTGGCGCGGAGCTCGGCCATCGAGTCGGCGACGGCCATGGTCCAGGTGTGCTGCGTGTCGCAGACGCGCAAGCGCACGGCCTCGAACGTGATCGGCTCGGTCAGCTCGACGCGGACGAACATCGGGTTGATCGACGGTGTCCGGATGAGCGTGTCGACGCCCTGTTTTGGTGTTTGGAAGATGCGCTGCGGCTCGCCGGAGCCGATGTCGAGCTCGGTCGTTTCGACCGCTTTGACCCTGTCTTCGATCGGAATGGGCGCCGAGTAGCGCAGACCGGCCCTGCCGGTGAGATCGAGACGGCCGCTCTGGCCGGCCGCACGAGCGGCATGCGAAGAAGCCTGGACCGCACAGAGCATACTAAGACAGAGAATCCTGACGAGAGCCTTGGCGAGCATCGGACCAACTCCTTCCCGTGGACGAATCGGGCACAATCGGCGAGAGTCCCACCGAAAGCGCGCCCATGCACATGGACGAGATTGCACGGATTCGGGTTCCCGTCAAGGCCGCGTTTGCCGGGCGCAACACTGCGTCCCCGGCATGACACGCGGGATCAGGCTGGGCGACCGGTCTTGTCCAGGACCATAACAGGGCCGAAGGGCTCGAGCATGGGACGGAGGTCGGCGGCGCGGCCAACGACGGTGATGATGCACTGGTCGGGCCGGATGGTGCGCTGGGCCAACTGCTGGACCTGCTCGGCGGTGGTCGCAGTAATACGGTCGCGGTAGGTGTCCCAGTGGTTGTCTGGCAGGCCGTAGAGCTTCAAGGAAACGATGTGGGCGGCGATCTGCTCGATACGCTCGAGGGCAATCGGGAAGATGCCGGTGAGATACGCTTTGGCGCTGGCAAGTTCTTCGTCGCCGACATGCTCGTTGCGGATGCGCTCGAGCTCATAGAAGAACTCCTTGAGCGCGGCGCCGGTCACCTCGTTGCGCACGGCGGCCCACGCGGCGAGGGAACCGGCCTCGACGTGCGCGACGGGTCGCGAGTAGGCCCCGTAGGTATAGCCCTTGTCCTCACGGATGTTCATGAAGAGCCGGCTGGCAAAGCTGCCGCCGAGCACCTGGTTGGCTACCTTGAACGGCACGAAGTCGGCGTGGCCGAACGGAAGGGCATGGTTGGCGATAAGGATGGTGGACTGCACCGCATTGGGGAAATCGACCAGCAGCACGCGACGTCCGTCAAACGGCGGTATCTTGGCCACACTTTGACCCGGCGCGGCCGGCGCGGCCGTCTTCCATCCGCCAAAGAACGACTTGGCATCGCGCAACACTTCATTGCGGCTGATGCTGCCGACGACGACGAGGTTGGCCTTCGCGGGGTCGAAGTGTGCCTGGCGGAACGCGGCCAGCTTCTCGCGCGACATCGCGGCGAGCGACTCCTCGGTGACGTCGAGCGCTCCGTATGGGTGCTCGCCGTACAGCGCGCGGTAGCAGATCTTGCGGCCCACGTAGTCGGGCTGGGCGTGCTTGGCAGTCAGCTCGGCCAGTTCGCGACGTCGCAGCTTCTCGAGTTCGTCTTGAGGCAACGTCGGCTCGAGCACCATATCGGCCACGAGCCCAAGGCCGTCGGCAAAATACTCCTCGAGCATTGAGACCGAGACCTGGATCATGTCTTGGTTGCCGCCGGTGTCGAGCGTGGCGCCCATGAAATCCACCGCTTCGGCGATCTCATCAGCCGAACGCGCGCCGGCGCCTTCCTTGAGCAACTCGGCAAGGAATGCGGAGAGGCCGGGCCAAGCCTGTTCGTCGGTGCTCAGGCCGGTGGCGATCAGCATGGAGGCGCACACACGCGGCACACGCCTGTCTTCGCACACGAGGACGCGCAGGCCGTTATCGAGCCGATTCTCCGTGAACGGCGGGAAGCTATACTCGCCCGCGGGTCCGGGCGCTGGTGGCGTTTTCGGGAAGGCTGGCACGCCCGTCATGCTGCACCCCCTTTTCCGGCCGCTGCGGCCGGTAGCGCCTCGACGATGGTCCGCTGCTCGGGCCCGAAATAGCAGCGCGCCACGCGCTGAATGTCCGCGGCCGAGACGCGCAGGTAGCGGTCGAGTTCGGTGTTGACCAGGTTCGGGTCGCCGTCGTAGAGCATGTGCTCGGCGAGCACCATGGCGCGGCCCAAGTTGGTCTGAATCCGGTCGAGGTACTGGGCCTTGATCAGGTTCTTGGCCTTCTGCACTTCGTGCTCGCTCACGCCGTCGTCGGCCACGCGCTTCAGCTCCTGCGCGATGAGCGTCTTGCACGCCTCGTTGTCGTTGCCTTTGGAGATCGTCCAGACCGCAAACAAGTCCGGGCCGCGGCTCGAACCGCAGAACCCGGAACACTCGATGGCGGCTTCGTGCTCCTTGATCAGCGACTTGTAGAGGCGCGAACTCCTGCCATGGAGCAGGATGCGCTGCAGAAGCTGCAGCGCATACGAGTCGGGCGACCGCCTTGGCGGCGCATGGTAGGCGAGCCAGAAGCCTGGCATGGCGGCGAGGGCATCGCTCAGTGTGTCGTGCTTCTCGGCCGTCTGC
This genomic stretch from Verrucomicrobiota bacterium harbors:
- a CDS encoding insulinase family protein, whose translation is MTGVPAFPKTPPAPGPAGEYSFPPFTENRLDNGLRVLVCEDRRVPRVCASMLIATGLSTDEQAWPGLSAFLAELLKEGAGARSADEIAEAVDFMGATLDTGGNQDMIQVSVSMLEEYFADGLGLVADMVLEPTLPQDELEKLRRRELAELTAKHAQPDYVGRKICYRALYGEHPYGALDVTEESLAAMSREKLAAFRQAHFDPAKANLVVVGSISRNEVLRDAKSFFGGWKTAAPAAPGQSVAKIPPFDGRRVLLVDFPNAVQSTILIANHALPFGHADFVPFKVANQVLGGSFASRLFMNIREDKGYTYGAYSRPVAHVEAGSLAAWAAVRNEVTGAALKEFFYELERIRNEHVGDEELASAKAYLTGIFPIALERIEQIAAHIVSLKLYGLPDNHWDTYRDRITATTAEQVQQLAQRTIRPDQCIITVVGRAADLRPMLEPFGPVMVLDKTGRPA